The Flavobacterium marginilacus genome window below encodes:
- a CDS encoding IS4 family transposase, producing MSANCCFSAQDKTVLCIQDTSEVNLYNHKNRVKKDEFIGLTNAAAKGGIGFLLHPSFVIDAYSFVPYGFSDVKIWNRPLEKLTKKERNYNLLPIEEKESYKWIESSQKSKELLEKSKKVIIIQDREGDIYEQFAMIPDQKTELLVRARANRTLLNKVKLFSFIANEPLKGKYTIELEGDKRRNINKREATLEVRFSEVTIQKNDLVSKNAPKSLDLYIIEAKEIGDNIDNPICWRLLTTIKVLDLDTALKCIEWYTCRWIIEEVFRILKKEGFNIEASELGSAKSIRKLSLMMMETIVKLFLMQIAYSIPEEEIEARSCFSDQELECLEYQMIKLEGKTEKLKNPHIQKDLKRYVWVIARLGGWKGYASGRKPGITTFSIGIQKFASIMEGWQLFLDVSTR from the coding sequence ATGTCAGCAAACTGCTGTTTTTCAGCTCAAGACAAAACAGTTTTATGTATACAGGACACAAGTGAGGTCAATTTATATAATCATAAAAACAGAGTTAAAAAAGACGAATTTATAGGATTGACTAATGCTGCAGCAAAAGGAGGAATTGGATTTTTACTGCATCCTAGTTTCGTTATAGATGCTTATAGTTTTGTTCCGTATGGCTTTTCAGATGTAAAAATATGGAACAGGCCTTTAGAGAAACTTACAAAAAAGGAAAGGAATTATAATTTGCTTCCAATTGAAGAAAAGGAATCTTATAAATGGATAGAATCTTCCCAAAAATCCAAGGAACTTTTAGAGAAATCAAAAAAAGTCATCATCATTCAGGATCGAGAAGGTGATATTTATGAGCAATTTGCAATGATTCCAGATCAAAAGACGGAATTATTGGTAAGAGCAAGAGCAAACAGAACGCTACTAAACAAGGTTAAATTGTTTAGTTTTATAGCCAATGAACCTCTTAAAGGGAAATATACGATAGAATTAGAAGGTGATAAAAGAAGAAATATAAACAAACGGGAAGCTACCTTAGAAGTTAGATTTTCTGAAGTAACTATCCAAAAAAATGATTTAGTTTCAAAGAATGCACCCAAAAGCCTTGATTTATATATCATCGAAGCAAAAGAAATTGGCGATAACATTGATAATCCAATATGCTGGAGATTACTAACAACCATTAAAGTCTTAGACCTAGACACAGCCTTAAAATGTATCGAATGGTATACTTGTAGATGGATTATAGAAGAGGTTTTTAGAATTCTAAAAAAGGAAGGATTTAATATAGAAGCAAGCGAATTAGGTTCTGCAAAATCTATTCGAAAATTGTCTTTAATGATGATGGAGACAATTGTCAAACTATTTTTAATGCAAATAGCATATAGTATTCCAGAGGAAGAAATAGAAGCGAGAAGTTGTTTTTCAGATCAAGAACTTGAATGTTTAGAATATCAAATGATAAAATTAGAAGGAAAAACAGAAAAATTAAAAAATCCTCATATCCAAAAGGATTTAAAAAGATATGTTTGGGTTATTGCAAGGCTTGGTGGATGGAAAGGATATGCAAGTGGGAGAAAACCAGGAATAACCACTTTCTCTATCGGAATACAGAAATTTGCTTCAATAATGGAGGGATGGCAATTGTTTTTAGATGTGTCCACACGGTAG
- a CDS encoding helix-turn-helix domain-containing protein, protein MNFKTLNPDKSIALFVKSILVFEEAEPNLKTVLPFFADGYPGLMLQDTENGLFVNPYNKQMPFLFLYGQTIKPIELVINGSYNLIIFQLYPFVLKSFFNVTAKDINDGCYDLQQLESASKITRQLIESKGHEKRITILSNLLFKIFQDKKETLDFQIKQAVQIIIENKGQIAIGSICKQINLTERTFERRFKEEVGVPPKQFSSIIQFQLSMEQLTQKDFSKLTDVVYKNGYADQSHFVKVFKSFTGKTPKAFK, encoded by the coding sequence ATGAACTTCAAAACTTTAAACCCTGATAAATCAATTGCTCTTTTTGTAAAGAGTATTTTGGTATTTGAAGAAGCTGAACCGAATCTAAAAACAGTGCTTCCATTTTTTGCTGACGGTTATCCCGGATTAATGTTACAAGATACCGAAAATGGGTTATTTGTAAACCCATACAATAAACAAATGCCTTTTTTATTCCTTTACGGACAAACCATAAAGCCAATAGAATTAGTCATAAATGGATCATATAATCTCATAATTTTTCAATTATATCCATTTGTTCTAAAAAGTTTTTTCAATGTTACAGCAAAAGATATTAATGACGGTTGCTATGACTTGCAACAATTAGAGAGTGCCAGCAAAATAACAAGACAACTCATTGAAAGTAAGGGACATGAAAAAAGAATTACTATTTTATCAAATCTGCTTTTCAAAATCTTCCAAGACAAAAAAGAAACACTTGATTTTCAAATCAAACAAGCCGTTCAAATTATTATCGAAAACAAAGGACAAATTGCAATAGGAAGCATTTGTAAGCAAATAAATTTGACAGAACGAACTTTTGAAAGAAGATTTAAAGAAGAAGTTGGAGTTCCACCGAAGCAATTCTCTTCCATTATTCAATTCCAACTTTCAATGGAACAATTAACTCAAAAGGATTTTTCTAAACTAACTGATGTCGTTTACAAAAATGGTTATGCCGATCAGTCTCATTTTGTGAAGGTTTTTAAATCATTCACAGGCAAAACGCCAAAGGCTTTTAAGTAG
- a CDS encoding NAD(P)H-binding protein, whose protein sequence is MSNSILVLGSTGKTGKRVAERLQNLQLPIRLGSRNGQPSFNWDEPSNWHEVLTGIQSVYITFQPDLAVPQSIEKIKQFTEIAKQHNVKQLVLLSGRGEKEAEACEQIVIQSGLNWTIIRASWFMQNFSENFLLDSILSNKVVLPTIKALEPFVDADDIADVAVAALTDSKHSNKIYELTGTDLLSFQSTTNQIATALNKPIAYQEIEMYDYVAALQSYQLPEDFIWLVQYLFTEVLDGRNESLSNDIETVLGRKPTSFHEYISKTLKTGIWKVQ, encoded by the coding sequence ATGAGCAATTCCATTTTAGTTTTAGGTAGTACAGGTAAAACAGGCAAACGAGTTGCCGAGCGTTTACAAAATCTTCAATTACCCATTCGTTTAGGTTCAAGAAACGGACAACCATCTTTTAATTGGGATGAACCGAGCAATTGGCACGAAGTCCTTACTGGAATTCAAAGTGTTTACATCACCTTTCAACCTGATTTAGCCGTACCGCAATCCATAGAAAAAATCAAACAATTTACTGAAATTGCCAAACAACACAATGTAAAGCAATTGGTGCTTTTGTCTGGTAGAGGCGAAAAAGAAGCAGAAGCTTGTGAACAAATAGTTATTCAATCAGGACTGAACTGGACAATTATTAGAGCAAGTTGGTTCATGCAAAATTTTAGCGAAAACTTTTTACTCGATTCTATTTTAAGTAATAAAGTTGTTCTCCCTACTATCAAAGCATTAGAACCTTTTGTTGATGCAGACGACATTGCAGACGTTGCAGTAGCGGCATTAACGGACAGTAAGCATTCTAACAAAATCTACGAACTTACTGGTACAGACCTATTGTCTTTTCAATCGACAACCAACCAAATCGCAACAGCATTAAACAAACCAATTGCTTACCAAGAAATAGAAATGTACGACTATGTGGCTGCATTGCAATCCTACCAATTACCAGAAGATTTTATTTGGTTAGTGCAGTATTTATTTACCGAAGTGCTTGACGGAAGAAACGAATCCTTGAGCAATGACATAGAAACTGTTTTAGGCAGAAAGCCTACATCGTTTCACGAATACATATCAAAAACTTTAAAAACTGGAATATGGAAAGTTCAATAA
- a CDS encoding IS982 family transposase has protein sequence MICFDKITDIFSIVDEFCKDFDKTTQSFLLGKPSKRPSIMSKSEVITIYLLFHLSGFRCFKHYYIFYVQKHMQNEFPNTVSYNRFLELMQSVLLPMTIFAKTCCLGNCTGISFVDSTPIRVCKNKRISRNKVFKGIATTGKSTMGWFHGFKLHIIINDKGELLSFAVTQANVDDREPLKNEGFLNAIFGKLFGDKGYISEKLSQLLFVDGIQLITSIRNNMKNSLMEMSDKILLRKRSIIETVNDELKNICQVEHSRHRSFTNFLSNLIAGIIAYNFLPKKPSLKYETIKTNQLAVFY, from the coding sequence ATGATTTGTTTTGATAAAATTACAGATATTTTTTCTATTGTTGATGAATTTTGCAAAGATTTTGATAAAACCACACAGTCTTTTCTGCTAGGAAAACCTTCCAAACGTCCTTCGATTATGTCAAAATCAGAAGTAATTACAATTTATTTACTTTTTCATTTGAGTGGTTTTCGCTGTTTCAAGCATTATTACATTTTTTATGTCCAAAAGCATATGCAAAATGAATTTCCTAATACAGTTTCTTATAATCGCTTTTTAGAACTAATGCAAAGTGTTCTTTTGCCAATGACAATTTTTGCCAAAACCTGTTGCTTAGGCAATTGCACAGGCATTTCGTTTGTAGACTCAACACCAATTAGAGTTTGTAAAAACAAACGAATCAGTAGAAACAAAGTTTTTAAAGGTATTGCCACTACAGGGAAATCTACAATGGGCTGGTTTCATGGGTTTAAACTCCACATCATCATTAATGACAAAGGAGAATTGTTAAGTTTTGCTGTAACTCAAGCCAACGTAGATGATAGAGAGCCACTGAAAAATGAGGGCTTTTTGAATGCTATTTTCGGAAAACTATTTGGTGATAAAGGATATATAAGCGAGAAACTCTCTCAATTATTATTTGTTGATGGAATCCAATTAATTACAAGTATTCGAAATAATATGAAAAATAGTTTGATGGAAATGAGTGATAAAATTTTACTCCGTAAACGTTCAATAATAGAAACGGTTAACGATGAACTTAAAAATATTTGCCAAGTTGAACATTCTAGACATCGTTCATTTACCAACTTTTTGTCAAATCTTATCGCTGGAATAATTGCTTATAATTTTCTGCCTAAAAAACCTTCTTTGAAATACGAAACGATTAAAACTAACCAATTGGCTGTATTTTATTAA
- a CDS encoding DUF1772 domain-containing protein has product MGSFIVLPLATWLSSSNSTAISFYFFLSATCVYTIGVLGVTILGNVPLNEQLANLSIINASKTEVSQMRVLFENTWNKYHTIRTVAAIITFCLTILALIKNKI; this is encoded by the coding sequence ATGGGTAGCTTTATTGTATTGCCTTTGGCAACTTGGTTGAGTTCATCCAACTCAACAGCAATATCATTTTATTTTTTTTTATCAGCTACTTGTGTTTATACTATTGGTGTTTTGGGAGTTACCATTTTAGGTAATGTTCCACTCAATGAGCAATTAGCCAACTTATCCATTATAAATGCTTCAAAAACTGAAGTTTCTCAAATGAGAGTACTTTTTGAAAACACTTGGAACAAATACCACACCATAAGAACAGTTGCTGCTATTATTACATTCTGTTTGACAATTTTGGCATTGATAAAAAATAAAATCTAA
- a CDS encoding c-type cytochrome, translating into MKFIKLISLSLITILQFSCNRQIFSTNGETIYKTGKNLKGEKMLDKKASRITIVNSCKTCHGKNGDAMQKVSIKFSYLSNRNNFTIPYTDSLLYRFLDNDIKSDGTKANIGVIWKMNDQDKKDLLEYLKTL; encoded by the coding sequence ATGAAATTCATAAAATTAATTTCTTTGAGCTTGATAACAATTTTGCAGTTCTCCTGTAACCGACAAATTTTTTCTACAAATGGGGAAACCATCTACAAAACAGGCAAAAACTTAAAAGGTGAAAAAATGCTTGATAAAAAAGCTTCAAGAATAACAATCGTAAATAGTTGTAAAACCTGTCACGGAAAAAATGGCGATGCAATGCAAAAAGTTTCTATAAAGTTTAGCTATCTTTCTAATCGAAACAATTTTACTATTCCATATACCGATAGTTTATTGTATCGTTTTCTTGATAACGACATAAAAAGTGACGGGACAAAAGCTAACATTGGTGTAATTTGGAAAATGAATGACCAAGACAAAAAAGACCTTTTAGAATATTTGAAAACTTTGTAA
- a CDS encoding DUF4261 domain-containing protein, whose translation MILLKEPNSMDIKKVVSELREKWNIEIDDKESNNETSVLEIDGYKIAIANMNIAIPGDEIETTAEYNYFWENGKEEATKHKGHIILSIMNAGKNPIKENLLYNKIASSILNNSKSLGIYIGGRTLLLKKDFYQSQTKEMNDENLPLYNWIYFGIRTDNRKNSMYTYGLADFNKTEIEIIETKHSVEEVNEMLLNLVNYILVSDVTLKNGETIGFTEEQKLKISISKGKFIDGKTIKVAF comes from the coding sequence ATGATTCTTTTAAAAGAACCAAATTCTATGGATATAAAAAAAGTAGTTTCTGAGTTGAGAGAAAAATGGAATATAGAAATTGATGATAAAGAATCAAATAATGAAACTTCGGTTTTAGAAATTGATGGTTACAAAATTGCAATTGCAAATATGAATATTGCAATTCCTGGAGACGAAATTGAAACAACTGCTGAATATAATTACTTCTGGGAAAACGGAAAAGAAGAAGCTACAAAACATAAAGGACATATAATTTTGTCTATTATGAATGCTGGTAAAAATCCAATTAAAGAAAATTTACTTTATAATAAAATTGCTTCATCTATTTTAAATAACAGTAAATCATTAGGAATTTATATTGGAGGCAGAACACTTTTATTGAAAAAAGACTTCTATCAATCGCAGACTAAAGAAATGAATGATGAAAATTTACCATTATATAATTGGATTTATTTTGGAATCAGAACTGATAACAGAAAAAACTCAATGTACACTTATGGACTTGCAGATTTCAACAAAACAGAAATTGAAATTATAGAAACGAAACATTCAGTTGAAGAAGTAAACGAAATGTTACTAAATTTAGTCAATTACATTTTAGTTTCTGATGTAACATTAAAAAATGGAGAAACAATCGGATTTACTGAAGAGCAAAAACTTAAAATAAGTATTTCTAAAGGTAAATTTATTGACGGAAAAACTATAAAAGTAGCATTCTAA
- a CDS encoding ABC transporter permease, with amino-acid sequence MKEYFILQFKMINRQLTEWGIEPIIGYVVGLFACIGISLKLFEKTQFAEYIYIVLALSLVLKLNEINRNNFLKLCYSKTEYIKIRIIENIIVSIVFIAFLLFQEKYLSSILLFISACLFSLIDLKNKSSFTLPTPFYKYPFEFIVGFRSNYFIYLFAYFLTFMSISVNNFNLGIFSLILTLLSCLNYYTNSENEFYVWIFSLTPKEFIRYKLKNIIQYSTILCLPIIISLSLFFYTKIDIILGFQFLGYLFIFTTMLAKYSVFPEKLNIRFGIIFALTLWLPPLLLLIIPYLYIQTTKKLKEILQ; translated from the coding sequence ATGAAAGAATATTTTATCTTACAATTCAAAATGATAAACAGGCAATTAACCGAATGGGGAATTGAACCAATAATTGGATATGTTGTTGGTCTTTTTGCATGTATTGGTATTTCGTTGAAATTATTTGAAAAAACTCAATTTGCTGAATATATTTATATTGTATTGGCTTTAAGTTTAGTACTAAAATTGAATGAAATAAACAGAAACAATTTCTTGAAACTTTGTTATTCTAAAACAGAGTATATTAAAATAAGAATAATCGAAAACATAATTGTTTCAATAGTATTTATAGCCTTTTTGTTATTTCAAGAAAAATATTTGAGCTCGATTTTACTTTTTATTTCGGCTTGTCTTTTTTCTCTAATAGATTTAAAAAACAAATCAAGCTTTACATTACCAACTCCTTTTTATAAGTATCCGTTTGAGTTTATAGTAGGATTTAGGTCAAATTATTTCATCTATTTATTTGCTTATTTTTTGACATTTATGTCAATTAGTGTTAATAATTTCAATTTGGGTATTTTTTCATTAATTCTGACTTTACTTTCTTGTCTTAATTATTATACAAATTCAGAAAATGAATTTTATGTTTGGATATTTTCTTTGACCCCAAAAGAATTTATAAGGTATAAATTAAAAAACATTATCCAATATTCAACCATTTTATGCTTACCAATAATTATAAGTTTATCTCTATTTTTCTATACAAAAATTGATATAATATTAGGTTTTCAATTTTTAGGATATTTATTTATTTTCACAACTATGTTAGCAAAATATTCCGTTTTTCCTGAAAAATTAAATATTAGATTTGGAATTATATTTGCTTTAACATTGTGGCTTCCTCCATTATTATTGCTAATTATTCCTTATTTATACATTCAAACAACGAAAAAATTAAAAGAAATATTACAATGA
- a CDS encoding ATP-binding cassette domain-containing protein: MISIENLSKSYGSKVVLKNINLNFEKGKVYGIVGENGAGKTTLFKCIAGLEKHNGVINCEYGKPKDFLGYLQTEPYFFSKITGNEYIQLLSNARNVTNTDLNEKNIFDLPLNEYVIKYSTGMRKKLAFTAILLQENKLFILDEPFNGVDIHSNILITEIIQKLKEMGKSIIISSHIFSTLNDTCDEIFLLKNGEIIKSVLKDEFSNLESEMKAFTIGNKIEKLNLK; encoded by the coding sequence ATGATCAGCATTGAAAACTTGTCAAAATCATACGGTTCTAAAGTAGTCTTGAAAAACATTAACTTAAACTTTGAAAAAGGAAAAGTTTATGGAATTGTTGGCGAAAATGGGGCAGGAAAAACTACATTGTTCAAATGCATTGCCGGATTAGAAAAACATAACGGAGTAATCAATTGTGAATATGGAAAACCTAAAGATTTTCTGGGCTATTTACAAACAGAACCTTATTTCTTTTCAAAAATAACAGGTAATGAGTATATTCAATTATTAAGCAATGCTAGAAATGTAACAAATACCGATTTAAATGAAAAAAACATTTTTGATTTACCATTGAATGAATATGTAATAAAATACTCGACGGGAATGAGAAAAAAACTTGCATTTACAGCAATATTATTGCAGGAAAATAAATTATTCATTTTAGACGAGCCTTTTAATGGTGTTGATATTCATAGTAATATATTAATTACCGAAATAATTCAAAAATTGAAAGAAATGGGGAAATCAATTATAATTTCTTCTCATATTTTTTCGACACTAAACGACACTTGCGATGAAATATTTTTATTGAAAAATGGGGAAATTATTAAGAGCGTTTTAAAAGATGAATTTAGCAATTTAGAAAGTGAAATGAAAGCATTTACAATTGGAAATAAAATAGAAAAATTAAACTTAAAATAA
- a CDS encoding rhamnogalacturonan acetylesterase, with translation MKHFKSIFLFLCITHFFIANAQENAPIKEFNFGANTDKKTGTVINKTVAYTKAAGYGFDLQSDKNVVFDEKSISAKSPFYFSMKLPEGNYSVEVVLGGSNSGITTVKAESRRLMLREIKTAANETKTMRFMVNVRTAKFDINNTITLKPAEIKGLNWDEKLTLEFLGTSIVQSIKVTPVSKITTIYMAGDSTVMEHDLEPWASWPQFFQNYLTTDVVIANYAYSGLTLRSFESTYRLEKILYLMEPGDYLFIEFGHNDEKATGDGKAASGVYTALLKDIIVKTRNKGGSPILVTPIQRRIFNPNGTLKPTHGEFPDAMRKVAQEMQVPLIDVTKMTTSLYQSWGNELSKKAFVHYPENTFPGQISALADNTHFNSFGANEVARCIVQNIKNAGLDLAKKIKPTVPHYIFKNPGKPSDWTVPMSARFGIDKPDGE, from the coding sequence ATGAAACACTTTAAAAGCATTTTTTTATTTCTATGCATAACCCACTTTTTCATTGCTAATGCCCAAGAAAACGCCCCTATTAAAGAATTTAATTTTGGTGCAAATACTGATAAAAAAACTGGTACAGTCATAAATAAAACTGTTGCTTATACTAAAGCTGCTGGATACGGATTTGATTTACAATCGGATAAAAATGTGGTGTTTGACGAAAAATCAATATCGGCTAAGAGTCCGTTCTATTTTTCAATGAAGCTGCCAGAAGGTAATTATAGTGTAGAGGTCGTTTTGGGTGGCAGTAACAGCGGTATTACAACTGTGAAGGCCGAGTCCAGAAGACTGATGCTGCGGGAAATTAAAACTGCCGCCAATGAAACTAAAACAATGCGTTTTATGGTCAATGTCAGAACTGCAAAATTTGATATTAACAATACCATTACTCTTAAACCTGCTGAAATTAAAGGACTGAACTGGGATGAGAAATTAACTTTGGAGTTTTTAGGAACATCAATTGTTCAAAGCATCAAAGTCACTCCTGTTTCCAAAATTACAACAATTTATATGGCCGGAGATTCTACTGTGATGGAACATGATCTGGAGCCGTGGGCATCCTGGCCGCAGTTTTTTCAAAATTACCTGACGACAGATGTCGTGATTGCTAATTATGCTTATTCAGGCTTGACGCTCAGGTCTTTTGAATCCACATATCGGTTAGAGAAAATTTTATACTTAATGGAGCCGGGTGATTATCTTTTTATTGAGTTTGGCCACAATGACGAAAAAGCAACAGGAGACGGAAAAGCAGCTTCGGGAGTGTATACAGCTTTATTAAAAGATATTATTGTAAAAACCAGAAATAAAGGAGGTTCTCCAATATTGGTAACTCCAATACAAAGACGTATTTTTAATCCAAATGGGACATTAAAGCCTACTCACGGTGAGTTTCCAGATGCAATGCGAAAAGTGGCTCAAGAGATGCAGGTTCCTTTGATAGATGTTACTAAAATGACAACTTCTTTATACCAAAGCTGGGGTAATGAACTTTCAAAAAAGGCCTTCGTTCATTATCCAGAGAACACCTTTCCCGGACAAATAAGTGCTTTGGCTGATAATACCCATTTTAATAGTTTTGGTGCCAATGAAGTGGCTCGATGTATAGTACAGAATATTAAAAATGCAGGTTTGGATCTTGCTAAAAAAATAAAACCTACAGTTCCTCATTATATTTTTAAAAACCCAGGCAAACCAAGTGATTGGACGGTGCCAATGAGCGCCCGATTTGGAATTGATAAACCTGATGGGGAGTAA
- a CDS encoding multidrug effflux MFS transporter, which produces MTKGKYIQLILILGSMTALGPFSIDMYLPSFSGIAKDLHTSVTLVSESLSSYFIGISFGQLLYGPLLDRFGRKKPLFIGLLVYILASLGCAVVADIHVFIGLRFIQAVGSCAATVAAVAMVRDLFPVKEIPNVLSKLMLVLGLSPMLAPTIGSYVTTYYGWHPIFYILMFLGTFVLIASQLGLPDSHKPDPDISLKPKPIIANFVSIIKVPQFYTYALTGSIAFSGLFTYVAASPILFMDILKVDATVYGWIFAFMSVSFIGSSQLNSILLRRFSSEQMIFGALTVQITISVIFLILAINDDLGLYGTMTLLFLFLACLGISNPNTAGLTLAPFAKNTGSASALMGATQLGIGALSSFAVGIFVKDSMVPMVAIMTCTTILAFIVLNIGKRRIKETIVNTGDDEIVIGH; this is translated from the coding sequence ATGACAAAAGGAAAATATATTCAGCTGATACTGATTTTGGGTTCTATGACGGCTCTCGGGCCATTTTCAATTGATATGTATTTGCCCAGTTTTTCGGGCATTGCCAAAGATCTTCACACTTCGGTAACTTTGGTTTCAGAATCACTTTCCAGTTATTTTATCGGAATTTCATTCGGACAGCTGCTTTATGGACCGTTATTGGATCGTTTTGGCCGAAAAAAACCTTTGTTTATAGGACTGTTGGTGTATATTCTGGCTTCTTTGGGCTGTGCTGTGGTGGCTGATATTCATGTGTTTATAGGGCTTCGCTTTATTCAGGCTGTTGGGAGCTGTGCGGCTACAGTTGCAGCGGTTGCCATGGTTCGGGATTTGTTTCCAGTAAAGGAAATACCAAATGTTTTGTCTAAATTAATGCTGGTTCTTGGGCTTTCGCCAATGCTGGCACCAACCATTGGAAGTTATGTAACCACTTATTATGGCTGGCATCCAATTTTTTATATCTTAATGTTCCTAGGAACTTTTGTACTGATTGCATCACAATTGGGTCTGCCGGACAGCCATAAACCAGATCCTGATATTTCGCTGAAACCCAAACCAATCATTGCTAATTTTGTATCAATCATCAAGGTGCCACAGTTTTATACATATGCATTGACGGGATCTATTGCATTCTCTGGATTGTTCACTTATGTTGCCGCTTCTCCAATTTTGTTTATGGATATTTTAAAAGTTGATGCCACGGTTTACGGATGGATTTTTGCTTTTATGTCGGTGAGTTTTATTGGTTCCAGCCAATTGAATTCTATATTACTGAGAAGATTTTCCAGTGAGCAGATGATTTTTGGAGCTTTGACCGTCCAAATAACGATCAGTGTTATCTTTTTGATTTTGGCAATAAATGATGATCTGGGATTGTATGGAACAATGACACTGCTGTTTCTATTTTTGGCCTGTTTGGGGATTTCTAATCCCAATACTGCAGGATTGACCCTCGCTCCTTTTGCCAAAAATACTGGAAGTGCTTCAGCATTGATGGGTGCGACTCAATTAGGAATTGGTGCTTTGTCATCGTTTGCAGTTGGGATTTTTGTAAAAGATTCTATGGTTCCGATGGTTGCAATTATGACCTGCACCACGATTCTTGCTTTTATTGTTTTAAATATTGGCAAAAGAAGAATTAAAGAAACCATTGTGAATACTGGTGATGATGAGATTGTGATTGGGCATTAA
- a CDS encoding carbohydrate kinase family protein — MEIELTAENILMVKNADFFVYGSLSSRDSVSENTLKQLLNAAKYKIFDVNLRAPYYNIKTIINLALESDLLKLNDDELNEICAALNSDKNSLEQNIKFIAEKTNTKTVCVTLGAHGAILYFENKFYHNHGFKVNVVDTVGSGDSFLASLIFKLLNENNPQHAVDFACAVGSIAAQSEGANPVITLSEINDFLHKNAKT, encoded by the coding sequence ATGGAAATTGAATTAACGGCAGAGAATATACTCATGGTCAAAAATGCCGATTTCTTTGTCTACGGAAGTTTATCCTCGAGAGATTCCGTTTCTGAAAACACACTAAAACAGCTTTTAAACGCTGCTAAATATAAAATTTTTGATGTCAATTTAAGAGCGCCATATTATAACATAAAAACTATAATAAATTTAGCACTTGAATCTGATTTACTGAAACTTAACGATGATGAATTAAATGAAATCTGCGCAGCTTTAAATTCAGATAAAAATTCTTTGGAACAGAATATTAAATTTATTGCTGAAAAAACCAATACAAAAACTGTTTGCGTGACTTTGGGAGCTCATGGAGCAATTTTATATTTTGAAAATAAATTTTACCATAATCATGGATTCAAAGTAAATGTTGTCGATACTGTTGGTTCAGGAGATTCATTTTTGGCTTCATTAATTTTTAAACTGCTTAATGAAAATAATCCGCAGCATGCTGTAGATTTTGCATGTGCTGTTGGATCTATTGCCGCACAAAGCGAAGGAGCTAATCCTGTAATAACACTGTCTGAAATAAATGATTTTTTACACAAAAACGCTAAAACCTAA